The Acidobacteriota bacterium DNA segment CCACGTGAAGATCGGTTGAGCAACCCGGTTTTGGCCGAACGCTTTCCGCTGGCACTGATTTCGCCTCCCGCCCATAACTTCTTGAACTCGACGTTTGTAAACCAGGAGTCGCTCAAGCGGGTTGAAAAAGAGCCCGTGGTCGAAATTCACCCGTGGGATGCCAGACTCCGCCAGATTGAGACCGGGATGATGGTCAAGGTCTTTAATGATCGGGGCGAGTTTCGCGTCCGGGTCAAGGTTACAGAGCGCACCCGACCGGGTGTGGCGATGGCGCCTGGTGTCTGGTGGGCCAAATTCAGCCCAGATGCCCGCAATGTCAATTACACGACCTCTCAGGCGGTGACTGACATGGGTGAAGGTGCGACGTTTTATGACAATCTGGTTGAAGTTGCAGTGCTTGATTAGGAGCCTCATTTTTCACCACAGAGGATCACAGAGGATCACAGAGAAATTCAAAAAATGGCGTTGTCCTTCTGCGTCCTCTGTGGTGAAGTTCTGATTGCCTACAAAAGCAAAGAACACTTGTGTATGAAGCAATTAATACTCGGAATTCTGCTCACTTTGCTACCTGGGATCACTGGGGTGTTATCGGCTGGGCAATTGCAATATAAGGTCTATCACAACGCCCGCTTTGACTATTCGATTTCATATCCAGCAAAAATCTTGTTTCCACAGGGCGAAGCCACCAATGGCGACGGTCAGCGGTTTCTTTCAAAAGATGGGAAGGCGGAATTGATCGTCTATGGTAGCCACAACGCGCTTGACCAGACGCTCACGGACGTTTTTCTTGACGAGCAGCGCCGGACCGAAGCACATCCGCACCGCACAGTAACCTATAAACTGTTGAAAACTGACTGGTTCGTGGTTTCTGGTTTTGAAGATGAAACCATTTTTTACCAAAAAACCATGCTCAAACGTGGTATCTTCAAAACTTTTCGGATCACGTATCCCAAAACCCAAAAAAGCACCTTTGACCCCATCACGACTGTGATTGCGAAATCATTTCGAGGATGAGAAAACCGGGGCTGGGACCTGGAGCTGAGGGTTGGAAATTACAATCCTCAGAAAACCCTGAACCCCATAAGCGCCAGGATAAGAAACCTTGTGTCCTTTCCGTTGGTATTGAATGACGCTCTTGTCGGGCTTGGGTTTCGTCCTGGCTGTGACCGTGGGCTTCGCACCACGGCTATTAAACGACGACCCTTCGGGCCTAAAACCCCTTATCCTGGCGCGTATGCCCCTGACCCCTGACCCCTGACCCCTGAAAAGAGGAATCCCCGTCAATGTCCACACCTAAAAAAACTCCTCACCCGCATTTTGATGATCGTGGAGCGCTGAGCTGGCACACCAAACTGGCTGATGCCCTGGCGGAAGCCAAAGAAACTGGAAAGTTTGTGTTTATTGAGTTTGGCCGCTTTGCCTGTGGCAGTTGTTTTGCCCTGGTTGAAACAGTGCTTCCTCAGCCACCAATTGCGGCGGTGCTCAATGAACACTTTGTCTGTGTGGCGTCAGATTGTGACCATCCCGAGCCGGAAGTGATGCACATTGGACGGCAGCACATGCCGCACGCCCGGTCGCTCCCGTTTGTGCTCTATCTGGATTCAACCGGGAATTTTCTCTATGGCACCACAGGTGGTCGTTCAGCCGAAGCCTTCAAAGCCGATCTCGATCACGTGTTGCAGAAAAAGAATTGAAAATCCTCGGGCTCAGGGCTTGGGGCAGAAGAAATTGGGCAGAAGACTTCGGCTCAGGGTATTGAACCCAGTTTCTTCAGCCCCGAGCTTGCGAGTCTTCAGCCCCAAGCCCTCAGCCCTGGTTTTTTCAGCCCCAAGCCCTCAGCCCTGAGCCCTCACTGTATGTCTTCTTTCAAATCGCTTTCGATCACCGGTTGGGGACGCTACCCGGTGGTAACTTCTGAAGTCTATCGGCCAGAGCGAGTTCGTGAAGTCTCAGCTATTCTGGCGGACCTGCACGACAAAGCCCTGATTGCACGGGGCTATGGTCGGAGCTATGGCGATGCCTCGCTCAATTCCGGGAAACGTGTGATGGTGAGTGAGCGCCTCAACCGAATACTTGCCTTTGACGATCAAACCGGATTGCTCACATGTGAAGCCGGGGTACAATTGAAAGACATTCTGGACGTTTTTGTACCACGCGGCTGGTTTTTACCTGTCACGCCGGGAACAAAATTTCCAAGCCTTGGTGGCTCGTTTGCCTGTGATGTGCACGGGAAAAACCATCACCGGGACGGCTCGATTTCGCGCCATACCCACGAAATCGAACTGATGCTGGCATCGGGTGACATTGTGCGCTGCACGCCGGCTGAAAACAGCGAGTTGTTTTGGGCCACGGCTGGCGGAATGGGGCTGACGGGAATCCTGTTAACCGTGACTATCCAACTGCAGCGGATTGAATCAGCTTATATCAGCGTTGATTTTCGCAAGACTCGTGATTTGGCGGAAACCATGGACCTCTGCGAATCCGAAGACGACCGGTATCACTATGCAGTGTGCTGGATTGACTGTCTCGCGTCGGGGAAATCCATTGGGCGCAGCGTCCTGATGCACGGTGAACACGCTCGACGTGACCAGGTACCGGCGAAATTTGCGAAAGATCCACTCCGACTGCACAAAAAAACAGCCTTAACCATCCCGATGGATTTTCCCGGCTGGGCAATCAATCCGCTTTCAGTTAAGTTGTTCAATTTCGGCTATTACCACAAACATCCGCAGAATAAGATGGGTGTCATTACTGACTACGATACCTATTTTTACCCGCTGGATTTTGTTCTGGAATGGAATCGGATTTATGGCCGACGGGGTTTCCTGCAATATCAATGCGTTTTTCCACTCGAAACCAGCCGCCAGGGAATGTTTAAGGTGCTTGAAATTTTGAGCCAGCAGCAAATCGCTTCGTTTCTGGCCGTGCTCAAACGCTTTGGCCCCCAGGAAGGCTTGCTCTCGTTTCCCATGCCAGGCTACACGCTGGCGCTTGATATTCCAATCAGCAATCAGCGCATGTTTGACACCCTCAAACAGCTTGATGAACTGGTGGTGGCTGAAGGCGGGCGTATTTATCTGGGCAAAGATGCCCGGATGTCGGCGGCGCATCTGGCCAAAATGTATCCGAAACTTGACGAATGGAAGCGCATCAAGCATCAGGTAGACCCGGATGGTATTTTTTCATCCGATCTTTCCCGCCGCGTTGGCTTATGTGGAGTGCGGCGGCTTGACGCCGCTTTCGAGCAAGGACGGATACTTTGACTACCCAATCATCTCATAAAAGATACCTTATTTTAGGCGCTTCATCGGCGATGGCACGGGCTGTCGCTGAGGAACTGGCGCGCCGTGGAAATGCTCTCGATCTGGCTGGGCGTGATTTGGAGGACATGGAGCGAACCGCCGCTGATCTTGCGATCCGGTATGAGGTTCAAGCGAGGGCTATTTCATTTGACGCTCTGGATCTAAAATCCCATATATCTTTTGCTCAGAAGGTTCTGACTGAATCTGGCCCGACTCTGGAAGGGGTGATCCTGCTCTTTGGTACAATGACTGACCAAAAGGAAGCTGAACAGGATTTTCACCAGGCGGAAATGATGATTGCGGCAAATTATACTGGGGCGGCTTCAATTCTTGGGTATTTTGCCAATGCGTTCGAAGCCCGCAACTCAGGGGTGATTGTCGGGGTGTCATCCGTGGCCGGAGATCGTGGTCGCCAGAGCAATTACATCTATGGATCAGCCAAAGGCGCCTTGAGTCTGTATTTGCAGGGGTTGCGCAACCGGCTCTTTCACAGTGGTGTCCGCGTGATTACGGTGAAGCCGGGATTTGTTGACACTGCCATGACATACGGGTTAAAGCTCCCGCCAATTGTGGCGCCGCCGGGTCGGGTGGCCCGTGATATTTGCAAGGCGATTGATGGCCGGGCGGATGTGATCTACACGCCATTTTTCTGGCGCTACATCATGCTCATCATTCAGCACATTCCAGAATTTGTCTTTAAGCGATTAAAATTGTGATGTAGCACCGCGATTAGTCGCCCTGAATGGCCTCTTCGATCACTTCTTTGATCAAGGGCA contains these protein-coding regions:
- a CDS encoding thioredoxin family protein — translated: MSTPKKTPHPHFDDRGALSWHTKLADALAEAKETGKFVFIEFGRFACGSCFALVETVLPQPPIAAVLNEHFVCVASDCDHPEPEVMHIGRQHMPHARSLPFVLYLDSTGNFLYGTTGGRSAEAFKADLDHVLQKKN
- a CDS encoding FAD-binding oxidoreductase, with product MSSFKSLSITGWGRYPVVTSEVYRPERVREVSAILADLHDKALIARGYGRSYGDASLNSGKRVMVSERLNRILAFDDQTGLLTCEAGVQLKDILDVFVPRGWFLPVTPGTKFPSLGGSFACDVHGKNHHRDGSISRHTHEIELMLASGDIVRCTPAENSELFWATAGGMGLTGILLTVTIQLQRIESAYISVDFRKTRDLAETMDLCESEDDRYHYAVCWIDCLASGKSIGRSVLMHGEHARRDQVPAKFAKDPLRLHKKTALTIPMDFPGWAINPLSVKLFNFGYYHKHPQNKMGVITDYDTYFYPLDFVLEWNRIYGRRGFLQYQCVFPLETSRQGMFKVLEILSQQQIASFLAVLKRFGPQEGLLSFPMPGYTLALDIPISNQRMFDTLKQLDELVVAEGGRIYLGKDARMSAAHLAKMYPKLDEWKRIKHQVDPDGIFSSDLSRRVGLCGVRRLDAAFEQGRIL
- a CDS encoding SDR family oxidoreductase; translation: MARAVAEELARRGNALDLAGRDLEDMERTAADLAIRYEVQARAISFDALDLKSHISFAQKVLTESGPTLEGVILLFGTMTDQKEAEQDFHQAEMMIAANYTGAASILGYFANAFEARNSGVIVGVSSVAGDRGRQSNYIYGSAKGALSLYLQGLRNRLFHSGVRVITVKPGFVDTAMTYGLKLPPIVAPPGRVARDICKAIDGRADVIYTPFFWRYIMLIIQHIPEFVFKRLKL